The DNA window GAGGTCGACGCGACCGCCCAGGTACGCCGGCTCGGGGTGACCTACCGCCGGGCCGCGCTCAACACCTACACCGGGGCCAACGAGCTGGCCGTCGTCGACTCGGTCCTGGAGGCCGACGGCCTCAGCAGCCTGCTCGACGAGCTCGGCTCGGCGCGGATGGGGCAGCAGGCCCTCGGGTCGCGCGCCGAGGCGTTCCACGAGGCCGAGGACGCCGCCGCCGCCGCCCGCGACCGCGCCGACAAGGCCAAGGCCGAGGCCGACGCCAAGGCCGCTGCCGCCCAGAAGGCGCACGACCAGGCCCAGGCGCTGGCCGACGAGGCCGTGCAGGCCGAGCAGGCGGCCGCGGCGCGTGAGAAGCAGCTGGTGGCCGAGCTGGCGCGCCTGCAGGGCGTCAGCGTCCGCCTGGCCCAGAGCCGCGAGGACGGTCTGGCCCGCAAGGCCGCCGAGGCGGCCGCGGAGCGCGCCGCTCGGGCCGAGCAGGCCCGCCGCGAGGAGGCTCGCCGCGAGCAGTCGCGCCGCGACGAGCTCGCCCGTCAGGAGCGGGTGCGCCAGCAGGCCGCCCGGGACCGTGCCGACCGGCAGGACCGGCAGGACCAGCAGGACCAGCAGGAGGACACCCCGGACCCCGCGCCGGCTCCCGACCCCGACCCCGCGCCGGCCCCGTCGCCGAGCGGCGGAGCGGCCGCCGCCGTGGCTTTCGCCCGCAACCAGCTCGGTGAGCCCTACGTGTGGGCCGCGGCCGGCCCCGACCAGTGGGACTGCTCGGGCCTGACCATGGGCGCCTGGAGTGCCGGCGGCAAGTCCCTCCCGCACTACTCCGTCGCGCAGTACGAGCAGTCGACCCCGATCAGCGCGAGCGACCTCCAGCCCGGCGACCTGGTGTTCTGGAGCGACGGCGGACCGTCGCAGATCTACCACGTGGCCCTCTACGCCGGGAACGGCATGATCATCCACGCCCCCCGCCCCGGCAAGCCGGTGACCGAGGAGTCCCTCTACTACTGGATCACGCCGTCGTTCTACGCGCGTCCCTGACCCGGCCCGCACCACACCGACAGGTGGGCGGCTCCCGGGCGTCGGCTCGCTAGCGTGACGACATGGCGACCGACACCGTCCCCCCGAGCGACACCAGCGACACCAGCGACCCGAGCGATGCGAGCAACCGGCGTGGTGACGGGTACGTCGAGCCGACGGTCGACGTACCCGCGCTGACCGAGCTGCTCGACGGGCGGTACGCCGAGGTCCGCCGTACCGTGCGCGCGCAGCTGGTCGAGCACGCCGGGGTGCTGGTCGACGCGGAGGAGATGACGCGCCCGGAGTTCCGCGACCGGGTGCGCGACGTGGTGGTCGAGATGGCCGCCACCGGACAGACGGCGATGGGCTTCCCGACCGAATACGGCGGCAGCGGCGACATCGGGGCCAGCCTGGCGGCGTTCGAGACCCTCGCCCTGGGCGACCTGAGCGTGCTGGTCAAGGTCGGCGTGCAGTTCGGGCTGTTCGGCGGCGCGGTGCTCCAGCTCGGGACCGCACGTCACCACGAGCGGTACCTCGCCGACATCGTGTCCGGGCGGCTGATGGGCTGCTTCGCGATGACCGAGACCGGCCACGGCTCCAACGTCCAGGCGCTCGGCACCGTGGCGACGTACGACGCCGACACCGGGGAGTTCGTCGTGCAGTCGACGCGTCCCGACGCCTGGAAGGACTACATCGGCAACGCCGCGGCCCACGGCGAGATGGCGGCGGTGTTCGCCCAGCTCGTCGTCGGCGGGGAGTCGAAGGGCGTGCACGCGTTCCTCGTGCCGATCCGGGTCGACGGACAGCCCGCGCCCGGCGTGACGATCGAGGACGACGGCCTCAAGATGGGCCTCAACGGCGTCGACAACGGCCGGCTGTGGTTCGATGACGTGCGGGTGCCGCGCGAGGCCCTGCTCAACCGGTTCGCCGACGTCACCGAGGACGGCGTCTACGTCAGCGACATCGACAACGCCAACAAGCGCTTCTTCACCATGCTCGGCACGCTCGTGCAGGGGCGGGTGTGCGTCGGCGGGGCCGCGATCAACGCCTCGAAGGTCGCGATCACCATCGCCACCCGCTACGCGCTGCAGCGTCGCCAGTTCGAGGCCACCGGCACCGAGGAGGAGCTGCTGCTCGACTACGGCCTGCACCAGCGCCGGCTCCTCCCGCTTCTCGCCCGCACCTACGCGATGCACGTCGCCCAGGAGGTCGTCGCCGCCCAGGTGCACGGCGTCTTCTCGGGCACGCTCGACCCGGACGCCGACCCCGACCTGGCCCGGCGCGAGCTCGAGTCGCGCGCGGCCGGCACCAAGGCCCTCGGCACGTGGCACGCGACCCGCACCATCCAGGAGTGCCGCGAGGCCTGCGGGGGTGCGGGCTACCTCGCCGAGAACCGGTTCGCCGCGCTCAAGGCCGACACCGACGTCTTCACCACCTTCGAGGGCGACAACCACGTGCTGCTGCAGCTGGTCGCCAAGGGCCTGCTGACGGCGTACTCGAGCGAGTTCGAGGAGATGGACCAGCTCGGCATGGTCCGCTTCGTCGCCGGCCTCGCGGTCGAGACCGTGATCGAGAAGACCAGCGTCCACAAGCTCCTCGAGCGGATCAAGGACGCGCTCCCCGGCGGTGACGGCACCTGGGACCAGGACGCCGGTCTGCTCGACCCCGACTACCAGCTCGCGATGTACCGCTTCCGCGAGGAGCACACGATCGCCGGCGTCGCGCGTCGGCTCAAGCGCGGCATCGACAGCGGGCTCAACCCCGGCACGGTCTTCTCGCAGGTGCAGGACCACGTCATCGCGGCGGCGCGCGCCCACCTGGAGCGGCTGGTGCTCGAGGCGTTCGTCGAGAAGGTCGCCACGCTGCCGGACGGCGACAACAAGGTCGCCCTCAACCTGCTCGTCGACCTGCACGCGCTCGGCGGCATCGAGGCCGATCGGGCCTGGTTCATGGAGCACGGGCGCCTGACCTCGCAGCGCAGCAAGGCGATCAGCCGCGAGGTGTCGTCGCTGTGCCGCAAGATCCGGCCGCTGGCCCGCGACCTCGTGGACGGGCTCGCCGTACCCGAGGCGATGCTGCGCGCGCCCGAGCTGATCGGGGCCGAGCGAGGGTCGATCGCGTGAGGATCCCGGGGCTCGGCGGGTGGGGCGACGACCCGCTCTGGGCCACGGTCTACGACTGGTCCGTCGAGCACCCTCGGGTGGGCGGCCTGGTGTGGCGGGCCGGGCTGCAGAGCGACCTCGGCCGTCTGTACGCCGCCACCGACGAGCTGGGCCGACTGCCCGCAGGCTCGCGCGTGCTCGACGTGCCGTGCGGCGGGGGAGTCGCGCTGCGCGGGCTGCGTCCCGGCCAGGACGTCGACTACGTCGCCGCCGACATCTCCCCGGCCATGCTCGACCGCACGGTGCGCGCTGCCCGGGCGCGCGGCCTGGCCGACGTGGTGACCCCGCAGGTCGCCGACGTCGAGGACCTGCCCTTCGCCGACGACTCCTTCGACGCGGTCGTCTCCTTCACCGGTCTGCACTGCTTCCCCGACCCCGCCCGCGCGGTGGTCGAGATGGTCCGGGTGCTGCGACCCGGCGGCGTCCTGCTGGGCAGTGCCATCCTCAACGACACCGGCCTGCTGCACGAGCCGCTACGCCGCGTCGGGCGCCTGTCGGGCCTGATGGGCCCGGGCTGCACGAGCGCCGAGCTCGTCCACTGGCTCCAGGCACAAGGCGTGCCCGATCCCGTGATCGAGCGGTCGGGGGCGATCGGCTACTTCCGTGGCGTCAAGGGGTAGTGGACCCGTTCGGAAAATCTCCGCTGAGGCGGTGATTCTCATTCCACTACGACGAAACTTCGTCGCAGGACCGGGAGTTTCGGCCCGGCCCAGCGCGGTCGGCTCGATCGCTCAGGCGACGGAGGGGGCCCGCATCGCCCGCCGGATCCGGGCCGCGGTGCGCTCGGGCAGCTCGAGGTCGGACCAGACCAGACGGATGACCGTCCACCCGGTCAGCTCACGGATCAGGTCCTCCCGCCTCTTCTCCCGCTCGACCATCTGGGCGATCGACTCCCCCTCCTGGCGGAAGCGGTGGTACTTCTCGCGCCCGTCGAACTCGACGATCACCTTCGCCGCGGGCCAGGCGAAGTCGACCCGAGCAGCCACCGTGCCGTCCGGGTGCCTGACCTCGTACTGCGGGACCGGTCGTGGCAGACCCGTGGTGAAGAACAGGTAGTCGCAGCGGGTCTCGCCCACGGACTCGATCCGCTTGTCGGCGAGCAGGAGCACGACGTGGTGACCGATAGAGTCGGGCCAGCGGTCGGCGCGCGCGGCGTGCGCCGCCAGCTCCTCGCGTGTCGTCGCACCGGTGTGCAGGAAGTGGTTGGCCTGGACCAGCGCCGGCTCGGTGCCGTCCGTGCACGCCACCTCGAGCACGGCCCGAGCGGGCACGGTGAGCCAGAACCCGAATCGTCGAGTGAGATCGAGGACGTTGCACTCGCCCTGGTGGTGGGTGATCCGGCTGTTGCGACGGCCGTTCCCGGAGAAGTGGGTGAGGTGGGCGTTGGCGAGCTCGAGGCCGAAGTCGGGTCCGTCCAGCATCAGGCAGCTGCTGGCGTGGGACAGCGCGACGTGCTCGGCGTACTGCTGCATGACGGCCCGACACAGCAGCCGATGGCGCTCGGCCTCGTCAGCGGCCAGGTAGACGGAGCGCAGGCAATAGGACCCCTGCCGGAGCCTGATCAGTACGGCGGCGTCGACGAGTCTCTTCAAGGCGTTGTCGTCCACGCCCAGGAGGATCGCGTTGCGTCGGAGCAGGAGTCCGTACGCATCGCAGAAGTCGGAGATCGGGTGTCGTTCGGCTGGTCGCATCATGCGCACGACCGTGTCCCGGCGCCGACCCCGCGGCACGCGCCCGCCGCCGACCCTGTGGATGGACGACGATCTTCGTCGCCTGGGGACGGTTCGTGGTTGTCCCGCGTAGGACAGTCGCTCCGGCCGCAGGCGGAACTCGCACTTCTGGTACGAAACTTCGTCGTGTCTCCGCGAGTTTCACCACCTCGGCGGTGAAACTCCCAACGCGTCCAGCGACCTCGCCGGAACTCCCACCTCCACGACGAAGGTTCGTCGTAGTGCCAAGAGTTTCACCACCTCAGCGGTGAATCTCCCAACGGGTGACCCAGCGCTCCCGACGAGGCGACCGTTCAGCTCAGTGGTGCGAGCCGCCCTCGTTCTTGAGCCGCTCGAAGGACGCGAGCACCTCGGCCTCGGCCTCGGTGCGGCCGACCCAGTCGGCGCCCTCGACGGACTTGCCGGGCTCGAGGTCCTTGTAGACCTCGAAGAAGTGCTGGATCTCGAGGCGGTCGAACTTCGGGACGTGGTTGATGTCGCGGATGTGCTCCTGGCGCGGGTCGGTGGCCGGGACGCAGAGGACCTTGTCGTCACCGCCGGCCTCGTCGGTCATCCGGAACATGCCGATCGCGCGGCACTTGATCAGGCAGCCCGGGAACGTCGGGGCCTGCAGCAGGACCAGGGCGTCGAGGGGGTCGCCGTCGAGGCCGAGGGTGTTCTCGATGTAGCCGTAGTCGGCGGGGTACTGGGTGGAGGTGAACAGCATCCGGTCCAGGCGCATCCGGCCGGACTCGTGGTCGACCTCGTACTTGTTGCGCTCGCCCTTGGGGATCTCGATGAGTACGTCGAACTCGAGCACGTGGTTCCTCCGGGTGTCTGCGGGCGAGGTGCGGTGGCGTGGGGGCCTCGCACGGATGGCCCTAGTGTCCCGCACAATGTCCTGGTCCGTGCACGAGGGTGACGCAGTGTCGCCCGAGTGCTGACCTAGGGGAGAGGAGCGCGGGGTGGCCCGTCGAGACGGTGTCCGCGGCACCCTGGTGCTGGTGGTCGTCCTCCTGCTCGTGGCGGGCGGCGTGGCCGTGGTCCGCTACGACCTCGTCGACCGGCTCCGCGGCGACGACGACCCGTCGGCCGCGCCCACCTCCGAGCCCGCCGAGGTGGCGCCGCCGCCCGGTGTCGAGGTGCCCGAGGTCGTCGCCCCGCCGGCGGTCGCGCTCGTCTCGCAGAGCACCCCGACGGTCGACCCCACCGCCGTACGCCGCGCCCTGCAGCGCTACCTGCGCGACCGCACGCTGGGTTCCCACGTGCTGGCCGAGGTGGCGCCCCTCGACGGCGACGCCGCGGCCTACACGCTGGGCGGGCGGTCCGACGCCACCGCCGTCCCGGCCTCGACCACCAAGGTCGTCACCAGCACGGCCGCGCTGCTCGCGCTCGGTCCCGACCACGTCTTCACCACCGAGGTCCGCCGGCGCGGCAGCCGGCTGACCCTCGTCGGCGGTGGCGACCCGTTCCTCGAGCGCGGTCCCACCCGGGACGGCGAGCTGTGGCCCTACCCGGCGCGCGCCGACCTGCAGGACCTGGCCGAGCAGACCGCGGCCTCGCTCGCCGCCGACGGCACCCGCCGGGTGAGCCTGGCCTACGACGACACCCTCTTCGACGGCCCCCAGGTCAACTCCCGGTGGGAGTCCGGCTACGTCGCCTCCGGCGAGGTCAGCCCGACGTCGGCGCTGTGGGTCGACCGGGGCAGGGTCCGCGAGGGTCTGGGCCGCGTGGCCGACCCGTCGGCCGAGGCGGCCCGCTCGTTCGTCGAGGCGCTCACCGCCGCGGGGATCACGGTGGTCGGCCGGCCCGTCGCCGCGCGGGCCGCCTCCGGCGCCGTCCCGGTCGCCGCCGTCGACAGCGCGCCGCTGGCCCAGATCGTCCAGCGACTGCTCGACGTCAGCGACAACGATGCCGCCGAGGTGCTGCTGCGCCAGGTCGGCGTCGCCACGTCGGGCGAGGGGTCGATCCAGGCCGGCCGGGCCGGCGTACGACGACTGCTCCGCGACGCCGGGGTGGCCCTGGGCGACAGCGTCCTCCACGACGGCAGCGGCCTGTCCCGTGACAACCGCCTCGACCCGTCCGTGCTGGTCGAGGTGCTCCGGCTCGCGGCGTCCGACGACCACCCGGGCCTGCGCGCGGTCGTCACCGGGCTGCCGGTGGCCGGGTTCACCGGGTCGCTGACCGACCGCATGGACCAGGGCCCGGCGGCGGGTCGCGGGCGGGTGCGGGCCAAGACCGGCACCCTCTCCAACGTCTCGGCCCTGGCCGGCCTGGCCACCGACGTCGACGGCAACGTGATGGTCTTCGTGCTGATGGCCGACCGGGTGCCCGCGGCGAGCAGCCTCCTGGCCCGCGTGACCCTCGACGACGCGGCCGCCGCCCTCGGCGCCTGCGCCTGCACCGGCTGACGTCGCCACTCGAGCCCCGTGCGCCACGTGCGGTCACCCGCGTCACTCGGGTCTCTCGGGGGACCGGACGCTGTTACCGAATGCTGGCGATCTCGTGGATCGCGCGTGGAGTTCATCTTCGTACTGTCGAGTAACACGTCGACGTGAGCCGGCACCGCGCATCTGGGGGGATCGCGGAACGGCACGA is part of the Nocardioides plantarum genome and encodes:
- a CDS encoding C40 family peptidase, which translates into the protein MAASLTVACALVAGLTVAAHADDDSPVPTRSEVRDARAAAQAGQRDVAGVRAELAAAHDAAEQTQVRAAKAAEAYNGARYAAGQARDKAALARAAEVDATAQVRRLGVTYRRAALNTYTGANELAVVDSVLEADGLSSLLDELGSARMGQQALGSRAEAFHEAEDAAAAARDRADKAKAEADAKAAAAQKAHDQAQALADEAVQAEQAAAAREKQLVAELARLQGVSVRLAQSREDGLARKAAEAAAERAARAEQARREEARREQSRRDELARQERVRQQAARDRADRQDRQDQQDQQEDTPDPAPAPDPDPAPAPSPSGGAAAAVAFARNQLGEPYVWAAAGPDQWDCSGLTMGAWSAGGKSLPHYSVAQYEQSTPISASDLQPGDLVFWSDGGPSQIYHVALYAGNGMIIHAPRPGKPVTEESLYYWITPSFYARP
- a CDS encoding acyl-CoA dehydrogenase, whose protein sequence is MATDTVPPSDTSDTSDPSDASNRRGDGYVEPTVDVPALTELLDGRYAEVRRTVRAQLVEHAGVLVDAEEMTRPEFRDRVRDVVVEMAATGQTAMGFPTEYGGSGDIGASLAAFETLALGDLSVLVKVGVQFGLFGGAVLQLGTARHHERYLADIVSGRLMGCFAMTETGHGSNVQALGTVATYDADTGEFVVQSTRPDAWKDYIGNAAAHGEMAAVFAQLVVGGESKGVHAFLVPIRVDGQPAPGVTIEDDGLKMGLNGVDNGRLWFDDVRVPREALLNRFADVTEDGVYVSDIDNANKRFFTMLGTLVQGRVCVGGAAINASKVAITIATRYALQRRQFEATGTEEELLLDYGLHQRRLLPLLARTYAMHVAQEVVAAQVHGVFSGTLDPDADPDLARRELESRAAGTKALGTWHATRTIQECREACGGAGYLAENRFAALKADTDVFTTFEGDNHVLLQLVAKGLLTAYSSEFEEMDQLGMVRFVAGLAVETVIEKTSVHKLLERIKDALPGGDGTWDQDAGLLDPDYQLAMYRFREEHTIAGVARRLKRGIDSGLNPGTVFSQVQDHVIAAARAHLERLVLEAFVEKVATLPDGDNKVALNLLVDLHALGGIEADRAWFMEHGRLTSQRSKAISREVSSLCRKIRPLARDLVDGLAVPEAMLRAPELIGAERGSIA
- a CDS encoding class I SAM-dependent methyltransferase yields the protein MRIPGLGGWGDDPLWATVYDWSVEHPRVGGLVWRAGLQSDLGRLYAATDELGRLPAGSRVLDVPCGGGVALRGLRPGQDVDYVAADISPAMLDRTVRAARARGLADVVTPQVADVEDLPFADDSFDAVVSFTGLHCFPDPARAVVEMVRVLRPGGVLLGSAILNDTGLLHEPLRRVGRLSGLMGPGCTSAELVHWLQAQGVPDPVIERSGAIGYFRGVKG
- a CDS encoding inorganic diphosphatase: MLEFDVLIEIPKGERNKYEVDHESGRMRLDRMLFTSTQYPADYGYIENTLGLDGDPLDALVLLQAPTFPGCLIKCRAIGMFRMTDEAGGDDKVLCVPATDPRQEHIRDINHVPKFDRLEIQHFFEVYKDLEPGKSVEGADWVGRTEAEAEVLASFERLKNEGGSHH
- the dacB gene encoding D-alanyl-D-alanine carboxypeptidase/D-alanyl-D-alanine endopeptidase, whose product is MARRDGVRGTLVLVVVLLLVAGGVAVVRYDLVDRLRGDDDPSAAPTSEPAEVAPPPGVEVPEVVAPPAVALVSQSTPTVDPTAVRRALQRYLRDRTLGSHVLAEVAPLDGDAAAYTLGGRSDATAVPASTTKVVTSTAALLALGPDHVFTTEVRRRGSRLTLVGGGDPFLERGPTRDGELWPYPARADLQDLAEQTAASLAADGTRRVSLAYDDTLFDGPQVNSRWESGYVASGEVSPTSALWVDRGRVREGLGRVADPSAEAARSFVEALTAAGITVVGRPVAARAASGAVPVAAVDSAPLAQIVQRLLDVSDNDAAEVLLRQVGVATSGEGSIQAGRAGVRRLLRDAGVALGDSVLHDGSGLSRDNRLDPSVLVEVLRLAASDDHPGLRAVVTGLPVAGFTGSLTDRMDQGPAAGRGRVRAKTGTLSNVSALAGLATDVDGNVMVFVLMADRVPAASSLLARVTLDDAAAALGACACTG